In Leptospira saintgironsiae, the genomic window CTGAAATAAATTCAGACAATGGATTTTGAACCAAATCTTCTTGTTTGTTTAAAATAATTTTCGCAATCGGCTTTTTACCTATATCTGCAATCGTATATTTTCCTTCTGGAAAAAGAGAAACTTCTGCCGAATGTCCCAGCACTTGCGCCCCTAAACTTAAGTTTTCAAGAAAGGTTCCTTGGCCTATGTGGATTTGTCGAAATGTTGGATCCGTATCTTTTAATAAACGTTTTTCATCCACATACAAATATGCAGAATGATCATTTATAATTTTGAATTTCCAAGGTTGGACATTATGAGGATTCGGTGCAGTGATCCCAATACGAATCGCTTTTAAAATTGGAGAAATATTTTCAGAAAGAAATTCAGGATCGAAAGGATTTTTTCTTTCGTAATCATATCTTTCCTTGGAAGAAGTTTTACAATATTGTAAAACTTGAGAAGTGGAAAGAATCACGCCAAAGCTAATGCTGTATTTCAAAAATGTTTTTCGACTGATGGAAGCCATGGCCGAAAAACCTAAGGGAAATTAAACCCCAGTCAATCTAATTCGAAAAAATTACTCCCAATAATTTATCATCAATTCTTTGGACCAATCTGGTTGAGAGATCCCAGACATAGGTAGGAATTCCCTCATCACTGGTTTTATATCCACGACCGGAGTTCCATCAATTGCATCCAAATATTTCACTAAAAGTTTTTTGCCATCCCTTCTCAGAAGTTCCACGATCGTAGAACCTATATGGTTAGGCCGATTTTTCTTTCTTTGGGCAAAAATCCCAACCTTAGGCCATCTTTTATTTTCTCTCGGATGTTCACTTCCCAATACTGGTTCAGATCCAACTGCTTTATGAAAGATATAGATGATTTCCAAATGAGAGAATGTTTCGATCCCATCCAAAGACTCAGTAGGAATATTATCTTCTAACTCGATCTCAGAAACAATTTCCGCCCAGTAATCATCCTGTATCTCTGATCTTGAGTTTGAGACCTTTGCGATCGGCCGAATCGTAAATTCCATAAAAGCCTCTTTAATATGAAAAGATATCTTAAGAGACGAATTAAAATAGTCTTAGGCAAGAAATTAATAAGCGAAGTGGCTTAAAATATCAGAAGAATGTGGGAGCCGACTATAACGTCGGCCCGCGTTAGGTAGGTTTAGTTTCCGGCTTCCGGTTTTGCGTTTAGGTATTCTTTGAATTTTTCTAGATCTTCTCCAGCAACTGGAATCGTAATCGCTTCTGCTCCAGAATATAATCTAATAAAAAACTCGTTAGATTTAAGAATATCTTCTTCATCTTCCTTCTTAAGCAAAAAAGTACCAGTCAGTTCCTTATGCGTATGAGATTTAGTAGACACATTAGTTTTCAGAGTATTAGAGCTACTTGTATTTGTGCTACTAGAGGAAACCGTAGACGTAACTTTAGTTATACTCTGCGATGCAGTGTTCCCGAAAGCTAAAGGATTTGTTTTTTCTCCAACTTTTAAGAACCCACTTCTCTCAATTGGCGCATTCTGCTCGGTAGCATAAATGGTAAATCTAGTCACAGTAGGAACAACCTTATCAGCTGCGATCTCTCTAGTAAAATCTAGGGTAGCCACATACTTTTCTAAGATACTATCTGCAAAAATAGCATTAGGAAAAGATTCCTGGGAACGGATCTGTAGTTTCATATTTACTGCATGAACATTTTTAAAACTGTCTTTGGTTATTTTCACCTTTCCGAATGTGCTACATCCAATTGTAACAAAAAACAAAAAAGACAATATGATTAATTTCTTAAACAAGTTGATTCTCCAATTTATATATAAAATCCAGTGACTTGTAAATCTGCGACAGGTCAAGAGAGTATTTTTAGAATTTTTGATAATAAATTGAATTGGGAACGTTATCTCATTTTGGATAACGTTCTTTCGGGGAGAGATATCGGAATTTATAATTAATTCGAAACTAGTAATATAGAAAACGTCAATTTTGTTCCACCCCTGGTCGAGAAAGTAGAAAGTTTTTCAGATGTTTTGAATTTTCCTCATTGAAACTAAATGTCAGAGGGTAAGATCCCATGTATAAGCGAATACTGAAAGGTTTACCTTCTAAGATTGCTTGTTCATCTTCTCTTTTTAACAAAAACATTCCACTCTGTTCTTTATGTGTATGTGTGCTAACAGAAGTTCTAGTTTGAGCATTTGTCCCTCCAGATTGCTGCACTTTAGTAAAATCTACGAATCCTCCTTTCGCATTCATGATCGCATTTGCATTCGCAGACCCTGCATTTGCAGAATTAGTAGAAGTTGTAGTAGTAACAGAGCTGTTTGTAACCAGCTGGCTATCAGAGTTGCCGATCACAAGAGGACTGATCTTCTCCCCTATCTTTATAAAACCGGTTTTTGAAATAGGAGCATCGCTGGTCTCACCTGGATGCGAAAATCTAATAGAAGTAGGGATCGTCTTATTATCTGGCCCTATTTCCCTTGTAAGGTCGAAAAAGAAGTAATACTTTAAAGAGGTTGGTGCACCGAAATAATCTATATAAGGTTCATCTGATAAAAGCATCAGTTTCATCTTTACGATATGAGTATTCTTAAAATTGTCTTTAATAATATTTACGTGCCCAAAACGAAAAGTCAGGCAACCTTCAAAAAGTAGAGCAAAAATAAAAAACCAAACGATGGTAAAAATCCTAAACAAATTCACACTCCCATACCAATATTAATACACATATTAAACTTATCCCCTCGTCAAGAGAAACCGGCCAGGTTTCCCAATCAAAACCAACCCTCGCTATTTCATTGACAGGGGATCGGTACAGATATCCACTTTAAATTGTGGACCGAAATCGTATCGCATTAGCAGTCACCTTTGTAGTCACCATCCTCTCCTTGTTCGTTGGACTTATTAATTTAGTATCCAATGTGTCTTCTTCCAAACTTACGAAAGTAGATGCAGGTTCCGGATTCGGGACAGACAGATTGGGAGCCGCTCTGGTCAAGATAGAAGGAGAGATCCACTCCGGACGCTCCAGCTATGATTCCGCAGGAGCCCAAACAATCCTAGAACAACTTAGATCGATAGAAGACGATTCTAATATTGTAGGTATCTTAGTAGAGATCAATTCTCCAGGTGGATCCGTTGGCGCTTCTCAAGAGATCTATAAAGAATTAATGTATCTCCGAAAAGAGAAAAACAAAAAGGTCGTGGTGTCCATGAAGGATATCGCAGCTTCCGGCGGATATTATATAGCTTCTGCAGCGGATAAGATTTACGCGTTAGGCGGAACCTTGACTGGATCCATAGGAGTTATCGCAATCGCACCTAATATCAAAGGACTTTTAGAAAGATACGGAGTCAAGGTCCGCACTTTTAAAGAAGGAAAATATAAGGACTCACTTTCACTTTTCAGAGATAACACTCCTGAAGAAGATGCAATGATCCAAAAAATGCTCTCCGATACATACGAAGAATTTATAGAAGATGTAGCTAAAGGAAGAAACCAAACAGTAAAATTTGTAGAGGCTCTCGCGGAAGGAAGGATCTATTCCGGGCAAGATGCATTCCGAAACAAATTGGTAGATGATATTGGTGGTAGAAGGGAAGCATTAGCAGAACTTTCCAAACTTTGTAATTATGACGGAACTCTTCCTTTATTCGAAGAAGAAGTAAATCCTTGGGATAGATTTTTCCAACTGATGCAGGCAAAGTCTGGAGGATTTTTCAGTGAAGAAAAAGCATTTCTCCAAGAACTCAAACGTTCTCCTGTTTTAGTTTTATATCCACATTCGATGGCATGGTAACCCTGTGTTGAAAGAATTATTTGGCAGATTTATAGATCTTTTAGATGCGGTTTTATTCGAACCGTTCCGAGTGGAAAATGTAATTTCTTCTTGGGGAATATATCCACTTAAATTAGTAGGCGGTTTAGTTCTAATACTTGCTGCATTAAGTGCTGGCGCAGGTTATGTATTCATCACTCCTCCATTTACTGGCAGAAGTTTCGGGCAATTCCTAATCGCTGCATTGACTCACTTATTATTCTTTATGCTTTTACCTTATGCGATCGCATTCATTGTAGATGGACTCGCTCAGTCCAATGGAAAAAAAGGAAATGCAAACACCACATACAGGTTTGTGAATCTTTCTCTTTCTCTTTTTATATCTAATGCGGCTTGGGCAATTCTTCTGGCTCAACTAGGAGTAAAAGGTGGATTCGGAGTGATCACTTTGTACTCGATCCATTATGGATTGTTTATGACGGTATTGATTCGTGGGACTTCCTACATTTACGATATGAAGTTTAAAGATTCTTTTCGTATCAACATCATCACCTTCATTGTAACATTCTTCTTACCATTGGCGATGTATTCCGCAGTAATCACGTCGTTCAATCCTTCTCTTTAGTAACATATAATATGAATATTCTAATTACCAACGACGACGGGATCTCTTCCAACGGGATCCTTGCTTTGGAAAAAGTTTTAGGAAAAGAGCATAACACTTATCTAATCGCTCCTCTAAAAGAACGTTCTGCAACTTCAATGGCATTGAGCATTCACGATTCTTTGAGAGTTGAGAGAGTAAACGAGAACCATTATATAGTAGATGGATTTCCTGTAGACTGTGTGAATATAGGACTTCATGGAAACATCTTCCCTAAAATTGACTTGGTGCTCTCCGGGATAAACCGAGGAGTGAATATGGGACATGATGTTCATTACTCGGGAACAGTTGGAGCAGCAAGGCATGGAGCCATACATAACAAAAAAAGTGTAGCGGTCAGCTCCGGGAACTGGGACAAAAACTATGATTATATTAAAGAAGCTGAATTAGTCCGTGAAATTTTGAATTCATGGATTGATGAATTTTTGCCTGGAACTGTTTATAATATCAATATTCCTGAAAAATTTGAGAACTCACTTTCTTCTATTGAGGTAGCTAAGCTGGGCAGAAGGACCTATGTAGATACTTACGAGGCCAGGCCGATCATAGGTGGAATTTCAGACTTCTTCTTAGGTGGTTCAGACCTAGGGCATGTTCCTGAAGAAGGCGCGGATTTC contains:
- a CDS encoding SAM-dependent methyltransferase, whose translation is MEFTIRPIAKVSNSRSEIQDDYWAEIVSEIELEDNIPTESLDGIETFSHLEIIYIFHKAVGSEPVLGSEHPRENKRWPKVGIFAQRKKNRPNHIGSTIVELLRRDGKKLLVKYLDAIDGTPVVDIKPVMREFLPMSGISQPDWSKELMINYWE
- the sppA gene encoding signal peptide peptidase SppA, producing the protein MDRNRIALAVTFVVTILSLFVGLINLVSNVSSSKLTKVDAGSGFGTDRLGAALVKIEGEIHSGRSSYDSAGAQTILEQLRSIEDDSNIVGILVEINSPGGSVGASQEIYKELMYLRKEKNKKVVVSMKDIAASGGYYIASAADKIYALGGTLTGSIGVIAIAPNIKGLLERYGVKVRTFKEGKYKDSLSLFRDNTPEEDAMIQKMLSDTYEEFIEDVAKGRNQTVKFVEALAEGRIYSGQDAFRNKLVDDIGGRREALAELSKLCNYDGTLPLFEEEVNPWDRFFQLMQAKSGGFFSEEKAFLQELKRSPVLVLYPHSMAW
- the surE gene encoding 5'/3'-nucleotidase SurE yields the protein MNILITNDDGISSNGILALEKVLGKEHNTYLIAPLKERSATSMALSIHDSLRVERVNENHYIVDGFPVDCVNIGLHGNIFPKIDLVLSGINRGVNMGHDVHYSGTVGAARHGAIHNKKSVAVSSGNWDKNYDYIKEAELVREILNSWIDEFLPGTVYNINIPEKFENSLSSIEVAKLGRRTYVDTYEARPIIGGISDFFLGGSDLGHVPEEGADFDIFFRGKIPITPLSLDQTSPLELEELKKRIRVKSK